The following are from one region of the Streptomyces decoyicus genome:
- the rimP gene encoding ribosome maturation factor RimP codes for MSTTQSERLRGLLEPLVAARDLDLEEIEVTPAGKRRVLRIVVDSDEGVQLDECAELSREASQVLDDSDVMGGAPYTLEVTSPGADRPLTELRHYRRAVGRLIKAQLHEGGELVARIIAVDDAGLDLEVPGVKGRKPTARRLSFDEIAKARVELEFNRKADKADKRDAQHDEKIDENKEEA; via the coding sequence ATGAGCACCACCCAGAGCGAGAGGCTGCGCGGATTGCTTGAACCGCTCGTCGCCGCGCGAGACCTGGATCTGGAAGAGATCGAGGTGACACCGGCAGGCAAGCGGCGGGTGCTGAGGATCGTGGTCGATTCCGACGAGGGTGTCCAGCTGGACGAGTGCGCCGAGCTGAGCCGCGAGGCCTCCCAGGTCCTGGACGACTCCGATGTGATGGGCGGCGCCCCTTACACCCTTGAGGTGACCTCCCCCGGCGCCGACCGCCCGCTGACCGAGCTGCGGCACTACCGCCGCGCCGTCGGCCGCCTCATCAAGGCCCAACTCCATGAGGGCGGGGAGCTGGTGGCGCGGATCATCGCCGTCGACGACGCAGGGCTGGACCTCGAGGTACCGGGTGTCAAGGGCCGCAAGCCGACCGCCCGGCGCCTCTCCTTCGACGAGATCGCCAAGGCGCGTGTCGAGCTGGAGTTCAACCGTAAGGCCGACAAGGCGGACAAGCGCGACGCGCAGCACGACGAGAAGATCGACGAGAACAAGGAGGAGGCGTAG
- the nusA gene encoding transcription termination factor NusA, producing MDIDMSALRGLVREKEISFDLLVEAIESALLIAYHRTEGSRRRARVELDRNTGHVTVWAKEDPEDLEEGAEPRDFDDTPSGFGRIAATTAKQVILQRLRDAEEEITFGEFAGREGDVITGVVQQGKDPKNVLVDIGPMEAMLPVQEQVPGEDYAHGTRLRSYVVRVAKGVRGPSVTLSRTHPNLVKKLFAMEVPEIADGSVEISAIAREAGHRTKIAVRSTRSGLNAKGACIGPMGGRVRAVMAELHGEKIDIVDWSDDPAELVANALSPARVSKVEVVDLAARSARVTVPDYQLSLAIGKEGQNARLAARLTGWRIDIRPDTEQVAPQD from the coding sequence GTGGATATCGACATGAGTGCCCTGCGGGGACTGGTGCGGGAGAAGGAGATCTCGTTCGACCTGCTGGTCGAGGCGATCGAGTCGGCCCTCCTCATTGCCTACCACCGCACCGAGGGCAGCCGCCGGCGGGCGCGGGTGGAGCTGGACCGCAACACCGGCCATGTGACGGTGTGGGCGAAGGAGGACCCGGAGGACCTGGAGGAGGGCGCCGAGCCCCGCGATTTCGACGACACCCCTTCCGGTTTCGGGCGGATCGCGGCGACCACCGCCAAGCAGGTCATCCTCCAGCGGCTGCGGGACGCCGAGGAGGAGATCACCTTCGGCGAGTTCGCCGGGCGTGAGGGCGATGTCATCACCGGCGTCGTCCAGCAGGGCAAGGACCCCAAGAACGTGCTGGTGGACATCGGCCCGATGGAGGCCATGCTGCCGGTGCAGGAGCAGGTCCCCGGCGAGGACTACGCGCACGGCACCCGGCTGCGCTCCTACGTCGTACGGGTGGCCAAGGGTGTCCGCGGCCCGTCCGTGACGCTGTCGCGCACCCACCCCAATCTGGTGAAGAAGCTCTTCGCCATGGAGGTCCCGGAGATCGCGGACGGCTCGGTGGAGATCTCCGCCATCGCCCGCGAGGCCGGCCACCGCACCAAGATCGCCGTACGGTCCACCCGCTCGGGCCTGAACGCCAAGGGCGCCTGCATCGGCCCGATGGGCGGCCGGGTGCGTGCCGTGATGGCCGAGCTGCACGGCGAGAAGATCGACATCGTGGACTGGTCGGACGACCCGGCCGAGCTGGTGGCGAACGCGCTGTCGCCGGCCAGGGTCAGCAAGGTCGAGGTCGTGGACCTGGCGGCGCGCTCCGCCCGGGTCACCGTCCCCGACTACCAGCTGTCACTGGCCATCGGCAAGGAAGGGCAGAATGCCCGGCTCGCCGCCCGTCTCACGGGCTGGCGGATCGACATCCGCCCGGACACCGAGCAGGTCGCACCGCAGGACTGA
- a CDS encoding YlxR family protein: MSGRTHARACPERTCLGCRERAAKGDLLRIVEIEGECAPDPRGTLPGRGAYVHPTLVCLDLAVRRRAFNRAYRARGPFDTTDLRRFIERKPVEQPPLQ, from the coding sequence GTGTCTGGCCGGACGCATGCCCGCGCATGCCCTGAGCGCACCTGTCTGGGATGCCGGGAGCGAGCGGCCAAGGGCGATTTGCTGCGCATCGTGGAGATCGAGGGTGAGTGTGCCCCCGATCCTCGCGGTACGCTGCCCGGCCGGGGTGCTTACGTGCACCCGACACTGGTCTGCCTCGACCTGGCGGTTCGCCGCCGGGCGTTCAACCGGGCCTACCGGGCCCGGGGGCCGTTCGACACGACGGATCTCCGTCGGTTCATCGAGCGGAAGCCCGTCGAGCAGCCGCCGTTGCAATAA
- the infB gene encoding translation initiation factor IF-2, producing MAKVRVYELAKEFGVESKVVMAKLQELGEFVRSASSTIEAPVVRKLTDAFQAGSGNGRAAGKPAAPRKSAPAKPSAPSPAQAARPAAPKPGAPKPGPAAPAAPEAPKAPEAPVAPKSTPAAGPTPGPRPTPAPKAPAPKPAPAAPAQPEFQAPPSAPAAPAAGQSAPRPGAPAPRPARPASGQGGQGGQGRGNAPRPGGERPAPRPGGRPSGPRPGNNPFTSGGSTGMARPQAPRPGGAPRPGGQGGPGGPRPQGGGQGAPRPQGGQGGARPTPGGMPRPQGAAPGGAPRPGGGGGNRPNPGMMPQRPAAGPRPGPGGGGGRGPGGAGRPGGGGGRPGGGGGFAGRPGGGGGGRPGGGGGFAGRPGGGGPGGGGGFGGRPGFGGRPGGPGGRGGTQGAFGRPGGPARRGRKSKRQRRQEYEAMQAPSVGGIMLPRGNGATVRLSRGASLTDFAEKINANPASLVQVMLNLGEMVTATQSVSDETLTLLAEEMNYVVEIVSPEEEDRELLESFDIDFGENEGGEDMLVARPPVVTVMGHVDHGKTRLLDAIRKTNVIAGEAGGITQHIGAYQVATEVNDEERRITFIDTPGHEAFTAMRARGAKSTDIAILVVAANDGVMPQTIEALNHAKAAEVPIVVAVNKIDVEGADPTKVRGQLTEFGLVAEEYGGDTMFVDISAREGLNIEQLLEAVVLTADASLDLRANAEQDAQGIAIEAHLDRGRGAVATVLVQRGTLRVGETMVVGDAYGRVRAMFDDKGNNVEEAGPSTPVLVLGLTNVPGAGDNFLVVDEDRTARQIAEKRAARERNAAFAKRTRRVSLEDLDKVLKAGEVQQLNLIIKGDASGSVEALESSLLQLDVGEEVDIRVLHRGVGAVTETDINLASGSDAIVIGFNVRAEGRATQMAEREGVDVRYYSVIYQAIEEIEAALKGMLKPEYEEVELGTAEIREIFRSSKLGNIAGVLIRSGEVKRNTKARLIRDGKVVAEDLNIQGLRRFKDDVTEIREGFEGGINLGNFNDIKIDDVIATYEMREKPRG from the coding sequence GTGGCTAAGGTCCGGGTATACGAACTCGCCAAGGAGTTCGGCGTTGAGAGCAAGGTCGTCATGGCCAAGCTCCAAGAACTTGGTGAATTCGTCCGTTCGGCGTCCTCGACGATCGAGGCGCCGGTTGTTCGCAAGTTGACCGACGCTTTCCAGGCAGGCAGCGGCAATGGCCGCGCCGCCGGTAAGCCCGCGGCGCCGCGCAAGTCGGCCCCCGCGAAGCCGTCCGCGCCGTCTCCGGCGCAGGCGGCACGTCCTGCTGCCCCGAAGCCGGGCGCCCCCAAGCCGGGCCCCGCGGCTCCGGCAGCCCCCGAGGCACCGAAGGCCCCCGAGGCCCCGGTGGCTCCCAAGAGCACTCCCGCCGCCGGCCCCACCCCGGGCCCGCGGCCCACGCCGGCCCCGAAGGCGCCGGCACCCAAGCCCGCTCCGGCCGCCCCCGCGCAGCCCGAGTTCCAGGCTCCGCCGTCCGCGCCGGCCGCTCCCGCCGCCGGTCAGTCGGCTCCCCGTCCCGGTGCCCCCGCCCCGCGTCCGGCCCGTCCGGCGTCCGGCCAGGGCGGCCAGGGCGGCCAGGGCCGCGGTAACGCTCCGCGCCCCGGTGGCGAGCGTCCGGCCCCGCGTCCCGGTGGCCGTCCGTCCGGCCCCCGTCCGGGCAACAACCCCTTCACGTCCGGTGGCTCCACGGGCATGGCCCGTCCGCAGGCCCCCCGTCCCGGTGGCGCCCCGCGTCCCGGCGGCCAGGGTGGTCCCGGCGGCCCGCGTCCGCAGGGCGGCGGCCAGGGCGCTCCGCGTCCCCAGGGCGGCCAGGGCGGTGCGCGTCCCACCCCCGGTGGCATGCCCCGTCCGCAGGGTGCCGCTCCCGGTGGCGCCCCGCGTCCCGGTGGTGGCGGCGGTAACCGCCCGAACCCGGGCATGATGCCGCAGCGTCCCGCTGCCGGCCCGCGTCCGGGCCCCGGCGGTGGCGGCGGTCGCGGTCCCGGCGGTGCCGGTCGTCCCGGTGGCGGCGGCGGTCGTCCCGGTGGCGGCGGCGGTTTCGCCGGTCGTCCCGGTGGTGGCGGCGGCGGTCGTCCGGGTGGCGGCGGCGGTTTCGCCGGTCGTCCCGGTGGCGGCGGTCCCGGTGGCGGCGGCGGCTTCGGCGGTCGTCCCGGCTTCGGTGGCCGTCCCGGCGGTCCCGGTGGCCGTGGTGGCACGCAGGGTGCGTTCGGCCGTCCCGGCGGTCCGGCGCGTCGTGGCCGCAAGTCGAAGCGGCAGAGGCGTCAGGAGTACGAGGCCATGCAGGCCCCGTCGGTGGGCGGCATCATGCTGCCGCGCGGCAACGGCGCGACGGTTCGCCTGTCGCGTGGTGCCTCGCTGACGGACTTCGCCGAGAAGATCAACGCCAACCCGGCGTCGCTGGTCCAGGTCATGCTGAACCTGGGCGAGATGGTCACCGCGACCCAGTCGGTCTCCGACGAGACGCTGACGCTGCTCGCCGAAGAGATGAACTACGTCGTCGAGATCGTCAGCCCGGAGGAGGAGGACCGCGAGCTGCTCGAGTCCTTCGACATCGACTTCGGTGAGAACGAGGGCGGCGAGGACATGCTCGTCGCGCGTCCGCCGGTGGTGACCGTCATGGGTCACGTCGACCACGGTAAGACCCGACTGCTCGACGCGATCCGCAAGACGAACGTCATCGCGGGCGAGGCCGGCGGCATCACCCAGCACATCGGTGCCTACCAGGTCGCGACCGAGGTCAACGACGAAGAGCGTCGCATCACCTTCATCGACACCCCCGGTCACGAGGCGTTCACCGCCATGCGTGCCCGTGGTGCCAAGTCGACCGACATCGCGATCCTCGTGGTGGCGGCCAACGACGGTGTCATGCCGCAGACGATCGAGGCGCTGAACCACGCCAAGGCGGCCGAGGTGCCGATCGTGGTCGCGGTCAACAAGATCGACGTCGAGGGTGCCGACCCGACCAAGGTGCGCGGCCAGCTCACCGAGTTCGGTCTGGTGGCCGAGGAGTACGGCGGCGACACCATGTTCGTCGACATCTCCGCCCGTGAGGGTCTGAACATCGAGCAGCTGCTCGAGGCCGTGGTCCTGACTGCGGACGCCTCGCTCGACCTGCGCGCCAACGCGGAGCAGGACGCGCAGGGCATCGCGATCGAGGCCCACCTCGACCGTGGCCGCGGCGCCGTGGCGACCGTCCTGGTCCAGCGCGGCACGCTGCGCGTCGGCGAGACGATGGTGGTCGGCGACGCGTACGGCCGAGTCCGTGCGATGTTCGACGACAAGGGCAACAACGTCGAGGAAGCGGGTCCGTCGACCCCCGTCCTGGTCCTGGGTCTGACCAACGTCCCGGGCGCCGGCGACAACTTCCTGGTGGTCGACGAGGACCGTACGGCCCGTCAGATCGCCGAGAAGCGCGCGGCGCGCGAGCGCAACGCCGCCTTCGCCAAGCGCACCCGCCGGGTGTCCCTCGAGGACCTGGACAAGGTGCTCAAGGCGGGCGAGGTGCAGCAGCTCAACCTCATCATCAAGGGCGACGCGTCCGGTTCGGTGGAGGCTCTCGAGTCCTCGCTGCTCCAGCTCGACGTCGGCGAAGAGGTCGACATCCGCGTGCTACACCGCGGCGTCGGTGCGGTCACCGAGACCGACATCAACCTGGCGTCCGGCTCCGACGCGATCGTCATCGGCTTCAACGTGCGCGCCGAAGGCCGCGCTACGCAGATGGCCGAGCGCGAGGGCGTCGACGTCCGGTACTACTCGGTCATCTACCAGGCGATCGAGGAGATCGAGGCGGCCCTCAAGGGCATGCTCAAGCCGGAGTACGAGGAGGTCGAGCTCGGTACCGCGGAGATCCGCGAGATCTTCCGCTCGTCCAAGCTCGGCAACATCGCGGGTGTGCTCATCCGCTCCGGCGAGGTCAAGCGCAACACCAAGGCGCGCCTCATCCGCGACGGCAAGGTGGTCGCGGAGGACCTCAACATCCAGGGCCTGCGCCGCTTCAAGGACGACGTCACCGAGATCCGCGAAGGCTTCGAGGGCGGTATCAACCTCGGAAACTTCAACGACATCAAGATCGACGACGTCATCGCGACGTACGAGATGCGCGAGAAGCCGCGCGGCTGA
- a CDS encoding DUF503 domain-containing protein: protein MYVGTLSFDLLLGDVRSLKEKRSVVRPIVAELHRKFAVSVAEVGDQDLHRRATIGLAVVSGDAGHLTDVMDRCERMVAARPEVELLSVHRRLHGDDD, encoded by the coding sequence ATGTACGTAGGGACGCTGTCCTTCGACCTGCTTCTCGGCGACGTACGGTCGCTGAAGGAGAAGCGCTCCGTCGTCCGCCCGATCGTCGCCGAGCTGCACCGCAAATTCGCGGTGAGCGTCGCGGAGGTCGGGGACCAGGATCTGCACCGCAGGGCCACCATCGGCCTGGCGGTGGTCTCCGGGGACGCCGGGCATCTCACCGATGTCATGGACCGCTGCGAGCGCATGGTCGCCGCACGGCCCGAAGTGGAGCTGCTGTCGGTACACCGACGGCTGCACGGCGACGACGACTGA
- the rbfA gene encoding 30S ribosome-binding factor RbfA: MADNARAKKLADLIREVVAQKLQRGIKDPRLGSHVTITDTRVTGDLREATVFYTVYGDDEERASAAAGLESAKGILRSAVGAAAGTKFTPTLAFVPDALPENAKTIDDLLDKARASDAAVREVSSGAQYAGEADPYRKPGEDDDEGTAAE; encoded by the coding sequence GTGGCCGACAATGCGCGGGCGAAGAAGCTGGCGGACCTCATCCGGGAGGTGGTCGCCCAGAAGCTGCAGCGCGGTATCAAGGACCCGCGGCTCGGTTCGCACGTGACCATCACGGACACCCGGGTCACCGGCGACCTGCGGGAGGCTACGGTCTTCTACACGGTCTACGGCGATGACGAGGAGCGTGCGAGCGCCGCCGCCGGGCTGGAGAGCGCCAAGGGCATCCTGCGCTCCGCGGTCGGGGCCGCGGCGGGGACGAAGTTCACGCCCACCCTGGCCTTCGTGCCGGACGCCCTGCCCGAGAACGCCAAGACGATCGACGACCTGCTCGACAAGGCACGGGCTTCGGACGCCGCGGTGCGCGAGGTCTCCTCGGGCGCCCAGTACGCCGGCGAGGCCGATCCGTACCGCAAGCCGGGCGAGGACGATGACGAGGGCACCGCGGCAGAATGA
- the truB gene encoding tRNA pseudouridine(55) synthase TruB, with amino-acid sequence MKRESNKPGGLVIVDKPAGFTSHDVVAKMRGMARTRRVGHAGTLDPMATGVLVLGIERATKLLGHLALTEKEYVGTIRLGQTTITDDAEGELTASKAAHGLAREDIDAGVGRLSGAIMQVPSKVSAIKINGKRSYSRVRDGEDVEIPARPVTVSSFVVHSAHETEAEDGTPVTDLLVSVECSSGTYIRALARDLGEGLGAGGHLTALRRTRVGPYKLDRARTLEQLQAAVDDTEGEGLPVMPLGEAAAAAFTRWDVAESQARLLLNGARIPMPLFEGTGPIAAFGPDGRFLALVENQGGKAKSLAVFAV; translated from the coding sequence ATGAAGCGTGAGAGCAACAAGCCGGGCGGTCTTGTCATCGTCGACAAGCCGGCCGGCTTCACTTCGCACGACGTGGTGGCAAAGATGCGCGGTATGGCGCGCACCCGCCGGGTCGGGCACGCCGGCACGCTCGACCCGATGGCGACGGGCGTGCTCGTCCTGGGCATCGAGCGGGCCACCAAGCTGCTCGGCCACCTGGCGCTGACGGAGAAGGAGTACGTCGGCACGATCCGGCTCGGCCAGACGACGATCACCGATGACGCCGAGGGCGAGCTCACCGCGTCCAAGGCGGCGCACGGTCTCGCCCGCGAGGACATCGACGCGGGCGTCGGCCGGCTGTCCGGCGCGATCATGCAGGTCCCGTCGAAGGTCAGCGCCATCAAGATCAACGGCAAGCGGTCGTACTCGCGGGTGCGCGACGGCGAGGACGTGGAGATCCCGGCCCGGCCGGTCACCGTCTCCTCGTTCGTGGTGCACTCCGCGCACGAGACCGAGGCCGAGGACGGCACCCCGGTGACCGATCTGCTGGTCTCCGTCGAGTGCTCGTCCGGTACGTACATCCGTGCCCTGGCCCGTGACCTGGGCGAGGGCCTCGGGGCCGGCGGCCATCTGACGGCGCTGCGCCGCACCCGCGTCGGCCCGTACAAGCTGGACCGGGCGCGCACGCTCGAACAGCTCCAGGCCGCCGTGGACGACACCGAGGGGGAGGGCCTTCCGGTCATGCCGCTCGGTGAGGCGGCCGCCGCGGCGTTCACCCGCTGGGACGTCGCCGAGTCGCAGGCCCGGCTGCTGCTCAACGGCGCACGGATCCCGATGCCCCTGTTCGAGGGGACCGGCCCGATCGCGGCGTTCGGACCGGACGGCCGGTTCCTCGCGCTGGTGGAGAACCAGGGCGGGAAGGCGAAGAGCCTGGCGGTGTTCGCGGTCTAG
- a CDS encoding bifunctional riboflavin kinase/FAD synthetase: MQRWRGLEDIPEGWGRSVVTIGSYDGVHRGHQLIIGKAVARARELGIPAVVVTFDPHPSEVVRPGTHPPLLAPHHRRAELMAGLGVDAVLILPFTKEFSKLAPADFVVKVLVDKLHAQVVVEGPNFRFGHKATGNVETLAELGTTYDYTVEVIDLYERGAAGGGEPFSSTLTRRLVAEGDVAGAMEVLGRPHRVEGVVVRGAQRGRELGFPTANVETLPHTAIPADGVYAGLLQVEGEAMPAAISVGTNPQFDGKARTVEAYAIDRVGLDLYGLHVGVDFLAYIRGQEKFDTLDALLERMAVDVKLARGLIAEAG, translated from the coding sequence GTGCAGCGCTGGCGTGGCTTGGAGGACATCCCCGAGGGCTGGGGACGCAGCGTCGTCACCATCGGCTCGTACGACGGAGTGCACCGCGGCCACCAACTGATCATCGGCAAGGCCGTCGCGCGCGCCCGTGAGCTGGGGATCCCCGCGGTGGTCGTCACCTTCGACCCGCACCCGAGCGAGGTCGTGCGGCCCGGCACCCACCCGCCGCTGCTGGCGCCGCACCACCGGCGTGCGGAGCTGATGGCCGGGCTGGGGGTGGACGCGGTGCTGATCCTCCCGTTCACCAAGGAGTTCTCGAAGCTGGCCCCGGCCGACTTCGTGGTCAAGGTGCTGGTCGACAAGCTGCACGCCCAGGTCGTCGTCGAGGGCCCGAACTTCCGCTTCGGGCACAAGGCGACCGGCAATGTCGAGACCCTCGCCGAGCTCGGGACCACCTACGACTACACCGTGGAGGTCATCGACCTCTACGAGCGCGGGGCGGCGGGCGGCGGCGAGCCGTTCTCCTCCACGCTCACCCGACGCCTGGTCGCCGAGGGCGATGTGGCCGGTGCGATGGAGGTCCTCGGGCGGCCGCACCGCGTCGAGGGCGTCGTCGTACGTGGTGCCCAGCGCGGCCGCGAACTGGGCTTCCCGACGGCCAATGTGGAGACGCTGCCGCACACCGCGATCCCGGCCGACGGCGTCTACGCGGGCCTGCTCCAGGTCGAGGGCGAGGCGATGCCGGCCGCCATCTCGGTCGGCACCAACCCGCAGTTCGACGGCAAGGCACGCACCGTCGAGGCGTACGCCATCGACCGGGTCGGCCTGGACCTGTACGGCCTGCACGTCGGGGTGGACTTCCTCGCCTACATCCGTGGCCAGGAGAAGTTCGACACCCTCGACGCGTTGCTGGAGCGGATGGCGGTCGATGTGAAGCTGGCGCGGGGGCTGATCGCGGAGGCGGGCTGA
- a CDS encoding SCO5717 family growth-regulating ATPase: MNEQEAFRPDGNDPDDDQSEFDLTGEFKIDFAAPAWYASNDTSGGGTSAASPAAPPASSPTAPPADPPPPLGRPLPGPAQGAPGIPQQGAPAAPPPVEAAPPGFPTLRPQDAGTDAPAAATPAPEASAEAAPAANDGAGSGNRRAGTGVDPSASLWDDDDDSEPQAVSTPEPEASPAVAPEAAPATAAPQPEAAPPHASTEGGAGAPQAAAPVQPAPDAAAQGAQPAQSQQQPQQGAPQQGVPQQGMPQQGVPQQGMPQQGVPQQGVPPQTAPQGVPPQGTPQQGAPWGAATEGQQQGAPGQGALPPLPAEFQPADPRMGQAQAQAGQQPQQGQPQAQQQQQAPQAQQPQAGYPQGQPAQGGYPQQQGAPVQQQQPAYGYPQPAYGYPQQGQQPPHAGAQQSAYGYPQTGAQGYPQQGQHPHYDQQQAAQQAAQAQAQAAQAQAAQAQAAQAQAAQAQAQQAQQAQQAHQAQQSQYQPLPGQQAGDPNAAANYASYSQPGQQQPQRAAPGAPLGYSAAVELTSDRLLRNQPKKRKPGANAQPSKFKLGAKKEEAERQRKLELIRTPVMSCYRIAVISLKGGVGKTTTTTALGSTLASERQDKILAIDANPDAGTLGRRVRRETGATIRDLVHAIPHLHSYMDIRRFTSQAPSGLEILANDVDPAVSTTFNDEDYRRAIDILGKQYPIILTDSGTGLLYSAMRGVLDLADQLIIISTPSVDGASSASTTLDWLSAHGYADLVQRGITVISGVRETGKMIKIDDIVSHFETRCRGVVVVPFDEHLAAGAEVDLDMMRPKTREAYFNLSALVAEDFARAQQAQGMYPQQQMGGDPYAPQQYPQQGQPPQAQPQQAQQPQQGQPPAGYPPQQGGWTQQPAQPPAHWQQQQPAPDAPQPEQPGLAPGWQQQPPPQ; the protein is encoded by the coding sequence GTGAACGAGCAGGAGGCTTTCCGTCCGGACGGAAACGATCCTGACGACGACCAGTCCGAGTTCGACCTGACCGGTGAGTTCAAGATCGATTTCGCCGCACCGGCCTGGTACGCGAGCAACGACACCAGTGGTGGGGGCACGAGCGCTGCCTCCCCCGCGGCTCCTCCTGCGTCTTCGCCCACCGCTCCACCCGCCGATCCTCCGCCGCCGCTCGGCCGACCGCTGCCCGGCCCCGCCCAGGGTGCTCCCGGCATTCCGCAGCAGGGTGCGCCGGCGGCCCCGCCGCCCGTAGAGGCCGCACCGCCGGGCTTCCCGACGCTGCGTCCGCAGGACGCCGGCACCGACGCGCCGGCTGCCGCAACTCCCGCGCCGGAGGCGTCCGCGGAGGCCGCGCCGGCCGCGAACGACGGTGCAGGCTCGGGCAATCGTCGCGCGGGCACGGGTGTCGACCCGTCGGCCTCTCTCTGGGACGACGACGATGACTCGGAACCGCAGGCGGTGAGCACACCCGAGCCCGAGGCGTCGCCCGCCGTGGCGCCGGAGGCCGCACCCGCCACCGCGGCGCCGCAGCCGGAGGCCGCACCTCCGCACGCCTCCACCGAGGGCGGAGCTGGGGCCCCCCAGGCCGCCGCTCCCGTCCAGCCGGCCCCCGATGCCGCCGCGCAGGGCGCACAGCCCGCCCAGAGCCAGCAGCAGCCGCAACAAGGCGCGCCCCAGCAGGGCGTGCCGCAGCAGGGAATGCCTCAGCAAGGTGTGCCGCAGCAGGGAATGCCTCAGCAAGGTGTGCCGCAGCAGGGCGTTCCCCCGCAGACGGCTCCGCAGGGCGTCCCCCCGCAGGGCACGCCTCAACAGGGCGCTCCCTGGGGCGCCGCGACGGAGGGGCAGCAGCAGGGTGCTCCCGGGCAGGGCGCACTGCCGCCGCTGCCGGCGGAGTTCCAGCCCGCGGACCCGCGGATGGGGCAGGCCCAGGCCCAGGCAGGTCAGCAGCCGCAGCAGGGCCAGCCGCAGGCACAGCAGCAACAGCAGGCCCCGCAGGCACAGCAGCCGCAGGCCGGATATCCGCAGGGGCAGCCCGCTCAGGGCGGCTACCCGCAACAGCAGGGCGCGCCCGTTCAGCAGCAACAGCCTGCGTACGGCTACCCGCAGCCCGCGTACGGCTACCCCCAGCAGGGCCAGCAGCCACCGCACGCGGGCGCGCAGCAGTCGGCTTACGGCTATCCGCAGACCGGTGCGCAGGGCTATCCGCAGCAGGGACAGCACCCCCACTACGACCAGCAGCAGGCCGCCCAGCAGGCGGCGCAGGCCCAGGCCCAGGCCGCCCAGGCGCAAGCAGCACAGGCACAGGCGGCACAGGCACAGGCGGCACAGGCTCAAGCCCAGCAGGCGCAGCAAGCTCAGCAGGCGCATCAGGCCCAGCAGTCGCAGTACCAGCCGCTCCCCGGCCAGCAGGCCGGCGACCCGAACGCGGCGGCGAACTACGCGTCGTACTCGCAGCCGGGTCAGCAGCAGCCGCAGCGAGCCGCTCCCGGCGCGCCGCTCGGTTACAGCGCCGCCGTGGAACTGACCTCCGACCGGCTGCTGCGCAACCAGCCCAAGAAGCGCAAGCCGGGCGCCAATGCCCAGCCGTCCAAGTTCAAGCTGGGCGCGAAGAAGGAAGAGGCGGAGCGGCAGCGCAAGCTGGAGCTGATCCGTACACCGGTGATGTCCTGTTACCGGATCGCGGTGATCAGCCTCAAGGGCGGTGTCGGCAAGACCACCACGACCACCGCGCTGGGTTCCACGCTCGCGTCCGAGCGGCAGGACAAGATCCTGGCGATCGACGCCAACCCGGACGCCGGCACGCTGGGCCGACGGGTCCGCCGCGAGACCGGTGCGACCATCCGTGACCTGGTACATGCGATCCCGCATCTGCACAGCTACATGGATATCCGCCGGTTCACCTCGCAGGCCCCCTCGGGCCTGGAGATCCTCGCCAACGACGTGGACCCCGCGGTCTCCACGACGTTCAACGACGAGGACTACCGGCGGGCGATCGACATCCTCGGCAAGCAGTACCCGATCATCCTCACCGACTCGGGTACGGGTCTGCTCTACAGCGCGATGCGCGGAGTCCTCGACCTCGCCGACCAGTTGATCATCATCTCCACCCCGTCCGTGGACGGTGCGAGCAGCGCGAGCACCACCCTGGACTGGCTGTCCGCGCACGGCTACGCGGACCTGGTGCAGCGCGGCATCACGGTCATCTCGGGTGTCCGTGAGACCGGCAAGATGATCAAGATCGATGACATCGTGTCGCACTTCGAGACCCGTTGCCGCGGTGTCGTGGTCGTCCCCTTCGACGAACATCTCGCCGCCGGTGCCGAGGTCGACCTCGACATGATGCGGCCCAAGACCCGCGAGGCGTACTTCAACCTCTCCGCCCTGGTGGCGGAGGACTTCGCGCGGGCACAGCAGGCGCAGGGGATGTACCCGCAGCAGCAGATGGGCGGCGATCCGTACGCCCCGCAGCAGTACCCCCAGCAGGGCCAGCCCCCGCAGGCGCAGCCCCAGCAGGCACAGCAGCCCCAGCAGGGCCAGCCGCCTGCCGGTTACCCGCCGCAGCAGGGCGGCTGGACCCAGCAGCCCGCCCAGCCGCCGGCCCACTGGCAGCAGCAACAGCCTGCTCCCGACGCACCGCAGCCGGAACAGCCGGGCCTGGCGCCGGGGTGGCAGCAGCAGCCGCCTCCGCAGTGA